The Pseudofrankia sp. DC12 region TGTCTGGGAATGGACCGCCACCATCTTCGACGAGATCAACTCGGCCGTGATCTGCGGCGGCTCCTACGACAACCCCTACCGCGCCGTCCAGACCTCCTCCAAAGCCCTCTACCGCCGTCGCGGTGCCAGCAACGCCGTCGGCTTCCGCTGTGTCCAGGACATCGCATGACCGTCGACACCACACCCGGCCCGGGTCAGCGGTTCGGCCGCATCGTCGACCGCCAGCCCCTCGGTGCCGGCCCTCACAACGTGACCGCGACTTACTTTGTCCGCGACGACCACACCGGCGACGTCCACGGCTTCGACTACAGCGACATCGTCACCGAAGGATTCCGCACCGTCATCCTCGGGGAACGCGTCCGCTTCGAAACCAGCCCCGACAGCGGCCGAGCGCATTTCGTTATCAGGCTCGACCTGCCGGAGGTCGACGAATTCTACCGATAGCCCCCACCGGCCGGCATTCCCTCGTCGCCATCTGCCCTGCCACCGTCACCAGCCCGCCCGACTGGCCCACCGGGCCGCTCCCGCTGCGTTACCGGCAGGCTGAAGCGAACGCCGCCACCCGCGCCACCTACTTCAGCCCCGCCTGCGCCCGCATCCTCTACGGAACAGACCACCAGCCCCACCGCTGGCACCAATACCTGTCCGCACCGGTCTCAGCAGGCGTCGTCTTCGGCGCCGAAATCATCCTCCCGGACCCGTCGGATCACCTCGGCGATGCCTTCGCCGTCTTCCACCTGTACTCCGGCGCCCCCGAACTCCTCGAAACCCTGCGCGCGATCGCCCACCGCCGCGACAGCACGGCCACAGCCCCGGACTTCGCAAGCCTGCTACCAGCCTGGGCAACGCTCAAAGCCGGCGCAAAAGCGTTCACCGTCGCGTTCCTGACCTCCACCGCCGGCCCACCGTCCACGCCCCACGACCCGGCGCCCGTCGCCACCTGGTCGAACGCCGACCAGTGGCTCTGGCAACTGGCCTCCCGCACGACGCGCGCCGACTTCCCGCCCGACCCCGACCACGCCGACGAGCTCCTCGCCGGCACCATCGCCCTGTCCGCCGACTGGCGTGGCCTCGTCGTCCGCGACGGCGCCGCCTTCCTCGCGCTACGCACCGACCAAGGCCACGACGACCCCTACCTCGGCTTCGCCCAGTACTACACCCACGCCCCCTACACCGACGCACTGATCATCGGGATGATCCAGAACACCACCATCGCGACCCTCATCGACGAGACCGCGCTCGCATTCGACGCAAAAGACCTGACCCGACACCTCGCCCGCCTCGAAACTCGCGTCGCGAAATTCCGCACCATCTACTGGCTCCGCGACGCCAGCACCCACAGCCACGCCAACGACCTCCTCACCGCCTACCAAGCCCAGCACCACCTCCCCGAAAAATTCGACGCCGTCCTCAACGAGATCGCCGACCTCAACCGAATCGCCCAAACCCAAGAAAGCCAACGCGTCGGCGCGGCCCTCGGCATCCTCACCGTCGTAGGGCTCCCCTTCGGCGCCGCCTTAGCAATCCTGCAGGTACTAGGCGCAAGCACCTGGCCCGATCTGCTCATCGGCATGGCCACCGCGACAGCCGGAACCGGCGCCCTCCTACTCACCCGCTTCGGCCGCCTCCTGCTGCGCTCACTACACGCACTCGACTCATGAGCCAACAAACTGGTCCGCCGACGCAAGATCGGCGGTCCGATTGCGATCTGGTCGGCCGGGTCGACCGTGAACCGGAGGTTCCCTCGGGCTCCGTCGAAGTCCTTTGGGTCGCTGGCACGCCAGGAATGCGCGAGTCGCGCCTCTGTCAGGCGGCGACGTACTCCGACTTTCACACCGGCAGCCGCACGTTCGCGTCAGATGACCGGGGCGGTTTCGGCGCGACACTGGGCTTGTAGTTTCATCTACGCTGGGATCGACCGCGCTGCCGACCGTGAAATTTGTGGTCCCGACGGATCAGGTCAACGATCTTGTCGCAGGTGGGCTCGTCCAGGGGGAAGGCATGCGTTCGCATCGCTTCCAGGAGTTCCACCGGACGCGTGCCGATAAGGCTGACGGTGGGATTTATGATATCGCCGAGAACGGCGTGATCGTGCATGATCATAACGGCCGTGCGTATCGGCACATAGTGGCGATTTTTGTCAAGCCATCGGGCGAGTTCGAAGGCGATCTCGTTTACCTGTCGCGACCAACTGCGTCCGCCGCCATCAACGGCCCAGCCCTTATCGACAACATATCCACGAGAGCTGATCTTCTCGTACCACCAGTCGTCGCCGCTGACATGCAGCCGTATGCGGCGCCGCTTGACCTCCACCATCCATACACCGAGCGGCCCAACCAGCACATGGTCGGTCTCACCTCGACGGTTACGGTAACCACGCAGCATGACCCAGGAATCGTCCAGTTCGGATAGCCCCCAGGCCAGAGTCTGCTCCCCTTGTACTCCAGCGGACTGCTGTCGAAACCGTTGGTCGATCTGCTGCCGGTCATAGTCGGCCCAGGCGACTTCGCGGTGGGCACTCTGAGTGCGGGCGAGCGCCTCCCGCTCCACGGCCGTGGATACGCCCAGCACACGTTTCCACCACGGCTTTGCGCGGCGGCTGGCCTGCAGATCCTGCTGCGCCGCGTAGTAGGAATCCTGCCACGCTTCTAGATTCGAAGTGGCGCTCCGCAGCTGCTCTCCACTCAAAGCCAGCTGCTCGCCGCCGTGATCGGAGAGGATCTCTTCTCTCACTCGGAGCACCTTCTCTGGCGACGACCTTTCCGTTGCATTATGAGGTACGTTCCGCCGGCCGTGGGTGCGTTTTCCGGTAGCCAGGTGGAGGAGTTCGGGTCACCGACCGCCCGTCGGTGACCCTCACTGTGCGTTTGAAACTGATCCGGTCGATGGTCCACGGCATCGGCACAGGTCACGGCGCTGATCGCGCGTGCCGCGTCGACCAGCCGCCCCTGTACCGGTGCCGCCAGTCGCCTACTGACCCGCTGTCTCTGGACGCGCTATGGCCGACATCGCCAGCCGAAGTTCGGCGGTTTACAGCTCCAACTGACCGTCGCGCAGACCAGCGATGTCCCTAGCATGCCGGTAGGCGGCTGCGTCTGACGGTTCCGTCGGGCGGTCCCCGAGGGCGTGGCGGATCGGGTCGACGGAGCCCTGGTGGGCTGGGGTCTCGTAGGGCAGTCCGAGGACGTGGTGGCGGTAGTGCTCGACCCGGCTGGCCGCTTCGTTCCACGCGTGTGCCTCCGGGCCGGTGCCAAGCCTCGGCCCGAGCAGCGCCGTCAAGTAGCCAGCCGGTTCGGCCTTCGCGTGCAGCAACGCGTCGGTCGTCTGCCGGTTCAGCGCCGCCTCGATCAAAGTCAGCCGTTCCCTGTCCGCGCTGCGGGGCGGCGCGAGCTCGCCCGGCCGGCTCAATGCGTAGGTGAGGGAGCGCCGTTCGGTGGCGAGGTCGGCCGTCGGCTGCGCGGCCAGGTGGTTGATCTCGACCGCGCGCACGAGCCGGAACAGATCGTTCCACTCCTGCTGTGCGGTGCGCGGAGCTGGCAACTCGTAAAGCGCGGGATCGACGCCGGCGAGCTGACAGAGATCGGTAATGCGGTGCTCAAGGACCGCCGCACCGGCGCGCACCCCGTCCACCGGCACCTCGGTGAGGACAGCCCACAACTCGTCAGATTGGTGGCCTGCGTCGATCAGGGCGTGCAGTCCGGCGACCGCCCGTTCCCGCGGTCGCACCTGACCTGCACCGTCGAACCGGTCCCGCAAGGCTCGTGGCAGGGCTGAGGCCCAGCTGTCGGCCAGCCACACCGCCTGTTCCAGGCGTGTGAGCCACGGGTCCGCCGGCTGGCCGTTCGGCGTCGCGACCGGCGGCGGCCCGACCTCGTGCGGGTGAGCGTCGGGGCGGTGACGGGCCTGATACACCGCGAGTCCGCCGACCAGCTCATCCCAGGCTGCCCGGTCCGGGCCAGCGGCCGGCCGCGGTCCGATCCGCGCGACCAGCGCGGCCGGCGGGTTGGTCAGCGCGGCGGCGCGCAGGGCGGCTTCGGCGGCCAGCTCGGCGCGCCGAAGCACCACCTGGCGCGGCGCGCCCGCCGCGCGCGTCGGCTCGGCCTGTGCATACGGCGCGTTCGGCGCGGTCCAGGGCGCGCCGTGCCTGCTGGGTGTGTTGTTCGCGCCGGTCCAGCCGCCGCGTGCCTCGCCGGCGGGCGCGCCGTTCGCGCCGCTGGACGACCCGCCGGTCCGGACAGGCCGTGCGCCTGGTGCGTGTCGCGCGACCTCTGTGGCCGGTCGGGCCTCGGACCGGTGTGGAGCCGACTGTCCGAGCCGTAGCGCGGTGAGCTCGGCGAGGCTGCGCTGGCGGCGAAGCCGGTGCGCGGCGGTGGCCAGCGGGTCCTGCTCACTGGCCTGCTGGTCGGGCCGAGACCGGTCGAGCCGTTCGGCCAGCTGGCCTACCGGACCTTCGGGGCTGGGCTCGGTGGGCAGCCAGGTCTCGTCGTCGTCGCGTTCGTCGAGCTCGTCGCGGGCCACCAGGTAGGCGGCGACGTCGGTGCGGGCGCGCGAAAGCATGACATACAGGCCGGCGCGGCTCGTGTCGTCCGGCACGACCGCGCGGGCAGTGTCCATGGTGGTGCCCTGGGCCCTGGCCGCGGTGATCGCATAGGCGTGGGCGAGGCCGCCGTCGCGGCCGTCGGCGAACCGGTGGGTCAGGTACTCCCACGGGACGTGGACGGTGCCCTTGCTTGGGAAGTAGACGCTCAGCGCCTGGCTGGCTGGGTTGTCCGGGTCGAGGTGCACCGCGGTGACGACGCCGACGGTGCCGGTGCGGATGTATGCCGAGCNNNNNNNNNNNNNNNNNNNNNNNNNNNNNNNNNNNNNNNNNNNNNNNNNNNNNNNNNNNNNNNNNNNNNNNNNNNNNNNNNNNNNNNNNNNNNNNNNNNNGCCAGCCGGCGACGACCCGGGCCGGGATACCGATCCGGTCGGCGAGCTCCTCGGCTTGGCGGCCGCCGTGCGCGGTCGCGAACACCCGCCGCCCGGCGGCATGCAGGAGGCCAGTCAGGACACGCATCGCCTCGGTCTTGCCGGTGCCCGCCGGCCCGATTGCCGGGCGGACCAGGTCGCCCCCGGACAGCAGCCGGCGGACCAGCTCCACCTGCTCCCTGGACAGCACCACCCGGCCGCCAGGATCGGCGCCCGCCGCGCCCGCGCCGCTCGGCTCGGGTCCAGGACCGGCGCGGCGCGGTTGGCGAGCAGCGGCAAGACGCGCGCCCAGGTAGGCGGGGTCGACCAGCAGGCGAGGCGGCGCGCCAGCGGTGACTTGGCCGTCGCGGATCAGCGCGGCGAGGGAATCCTCGGCGGCCAGCAGATCCTCGGTGGTGAAGACGAGTTCGGGCTGGTGGCGACGCCGCTGCCCGGGTGCTGTGGTCTGCACGAGGACGACCCGGGGGTCCGCGAGGAAACGGTCGGTCAGTGCTTCGATCGTGTCCGCGTCGGCCCGCGCCCCGACCCATCCGGCGACTGCGCGCACCACGTCCCGGCGCAGGAACGTCGAGGTCTTCTCCGTCAGCCCCACCGCCCCGG contains the following coding sequences:
- a CDS encoding nuclease-related domain-containing protein gives rise to the protein MREEILSDHGGEQLALSGEQLRSATSNLEAWQDSYYAAQQDLQASRRAKPWWKRVLGVSTAVEREALARTQSAHREVAWADYDRQQIDQRFRQQSAGVQGEQTLAWGLSELDDSWVMLRGYRNRRGETDHVLVGPLGVWMVEVKRRRIRLHVSGDDWWYEKISSRGYVVDKGWAVDGGGRSWSRQVNEIAFELARWLDKNRHYVPIRTAVMIMHDHAVLGDIINPTVSLIGTRPVELLEAMRTHAFPLDEPTCDKIVDLIRRDHKFHGRQRGRSQRR
- a CDS encoding relaxase domain-containing protein, yielding MSRNTEAHLHVHNIIVNAVAVPADGELVDGGAGVAGWDWRAIDGEVLLANVRTAGFVGAAVLRRELSARRGLAWEPVRNGVAELAGFPTELLEAFSTRRGEVEAEFAQLVAQGLEPSGATKAAAQRGSRKAKKVLADDAVHAAQLETLRAAGFTVDQVRQLAAPTPARPAPLGEPEVADLFDLLAGAVGLTEKTSTFLRRDVVRAVAGWVGARADADTIEALTDRFLADPRVVLVQTTAPGQRRRHQPELVFTTEDLLAAEDSLAALIRDGQVTAGAPPRLLVDPAYLGARLAAARQPRRAGPGPEPSGAGAAGADPGGRVVLSREQVELVRRLLSGGDLVRPAIGPAGTGKTEAMRVLTGLLHAAGRRVFATAHGGRQAEELADRIGIPARVVAGW